In Pseudomonadota bacterium, a genomic segment contains:
- the flgF gene encoding flagellar basal-body rod protein FlgF has translation MTSAVYISTSKQMVLRKQMEAIAQNLANITTPAFKSERVTFKEYLLPGPDGNPISYVAEDKIQRNMSPGSYTNTGNDLDIAVSGPGWFTVKADEEGELYTRRGHLKLDEDRTLVTASGEPIMSDGDSEIILEDGDGVITISNDGTVSAESGVLGRIKIVTFENERALQKAASGLFTTEETPTELPSEETRIQQGVLETSNVNPILEMTRMIDVLRSYQGTQKLTQTDHDLQLRAVRDIAAVG, from the coding sequence AGCAAATGGAAGCCATCGCTCAGAATCTCGCCAACATCACCACACCCGCGTTTAAGAGCGAGCGCGTAACTTTTAAGGAATATCTTCTGCCGGGCCCGGACGGTAACCCGATCAGCTATGTGGCGGAGGACAAAATACAGCGCAATATGAGCCCCGGCAGCTACACCAACACCGGCAACGACCTTGATATTGCCGTCAGTGGCCCCGGTTGGTTCACTGTCAAAGCCGACGAGGAGGGCGAGCTTTATACTCGCAGAGGCCACCTCAAACTGGATGAAGACCGGACGCTGGTCACCGCATCGGGTGAGCCAATCATGTCCGATGGCGACAGCGAGATCATCCTAGAAGACGGCGATGGCGTGATCACGATCAGCAATGACGGCACGGTGTCCGCCGAGTCTGGCGTCCTCGGCCGCATCAAGATCGTGACATTTGAGAATGAGCGCGCTCTGCAAAAGGCGGCCAGCGGCCTCTTTACCACCGAGGAAACGCCGACAGAATTACCATCGGAAGAGACCCGCATCCAACAAGGTGTGCTGGAAACCTCGAACGTCAACCCGATCCTCGAAATGACACGGATGATCGATGTTCTTCGTTCCTATCAAGGCACCCAGAAATTGACCCAAACCGACCATGACCTGCAGCTCCGCGCCGTGCGTGACATTGCAGCCGTCGGCTAG